A window of the Amblyraja radiata isolate CabotCenter1 chromosome 5, sAmbRad1.1.pri, whole genome shotgun sequence genome harbors these coding sequences:
- the cnr1 gene encoding cannabinoid receptor 1, whose protein sequence is MKSLLEALSDTTFRTITTDLLYIASNEVQYDDSNPGLNMTKLGYVTQNLHSSLGKGNAYLEKMTSGEELMSNANLHDSMNASSFLYNQSIMNDESTIKCGENFMDMECFMILTPSQQMAIAVLALTLGTFTVLENVLILLVIIRSRSLRYKPSYHFIGSLAVADLLGSVIFVYSFVDFHVFKTKDSPSVFLFKLGGVTASFTASVGSLFLTAIDRYISIHKPLAYKRIVTRPKAVVAFTVMWSISVIIAVLPLLGWNCKKLNTVCSDIFPHIDENYLMFWIGVTSILLIFIIYAYVYILWKAHAHAVRMIQRGTQKSIIIQGPEGTKVQTVRLDQTRMDIRLAKTLVLILVVLIICWGPLLAIMVYDVFGKMNKLVKTIFAFCSMLCLLNSTVNPIIYALRSKDLRHAFRSMFCSCKGASAQPLENSLESDCQQKTSYPGSMQTAARNCIKSTVKVAQVAISVSTETSAEAV, encoded by the coding sequence ATGAAATCTCTCTTGGAAGCCCTTTCAGACACAACTTTCCGGACAATCACTACCGACCTTCTTTATATTGCGTCCAATGAGGTACAGTACGACGACAGTAATCCGGGCCTCAACATGACGAAACTTGGTTATGTGACTCAGAATCTGCACTCCTCCCTTGGAAAAGGCAATGCCTACCTGGAGAAAATGACCTCAGGGGAGGAACTGATGTCCAATGCTAACCTCCACGATTCAATGAATGCCAGTAGCTTCCTGTACAACCAATCAATTATGAATGATGAATCGACGATAAAGTGTGGAGAAAACTTCATGGACATGGAATGCTTTATGATCCTGACCCCAAGTCAACAGATGGCAATTGCTGTGTTGGCATTGACATTGGGGACTTTCACAGTACTCGAGAATGTACTGATTCTATTGGTCATTATCCGATCGCGCAGCCTCAGATATAAACCATCTTATCACTTTATCGGCAGCCTGGCAGTTGCTGATCTTCTGGGCAGCGTGATTTTTGTGTATAGTTTTGTCGATTTCCACGTATTTAAAACAAAAGACAGCCCGAGTGTCTTCCTGTTCAAACTGGGCGGCGTAACGGCCTCATTCACGGCTTCAGTGGGCAGCCTCTTCCTGACCGCCATAGATCGCTACATCTCCATTCACAAGCCCCTAGCCTACAAGAGGATTGTCACGCGGCCAAAAGCAGTTGTCGCCTTCACGGTTATGTGGAGCATATCTGTTATCATCGCCGTCCTCCCTCTGTTGGGGTGGAACTGCAAAAAACTGAACACTGTCTGCTCCGACATCTTCCCGCACATCGATGAGAATTACCTCATGTTCTGGATAGGTGTTACTAGCATCTTGTTGATTTTTATCATCTATGCCTATGTCTACATACTGTGGAAGGCCCACGCTCATGCAGTGCGCATGATTCAGCGAGGCACACAGAAGAGCATTATTATCCAGGGGCCCGAGGGCACCAAGGTGCAAACTGTTCGACTCGATCAAACCCGCATGGACATCCGGCTGGCCAAGACGCTCGTCCTCATTCTTGTCGTTCTCATTATCTGCTGGGGTCCTCTCCTGGCCATCATGGTGTACGATGTCTTTGGGAAAATGAACAAGCTGGTCAAGACGATATTTGCCTTCTGCAGTATGCTGTGCTTGCTCAACTCCACAGTCAATCCTATCATCTACGCTCTGAGGAGCAAAGACCTGCGGCACGCTTTCCGCAGCATGTTCTGCTCCTGTAAGGGAGCCTCGGCCCAGCCATTAGAAAACAGCCTGGAGTCAGATTGCCAACAGAAGACGAGCTATCCTGGCAGCATGCAAACAGCAGCGAGGAACTGCATCAAAAGCACTGTGAAAGTAGCTCAAGTGGCCATCTCGGTCTCGACGGAGACATCAGCTGAggctgtgtga